DNA sequence from the Saccopteryx leptura isolate mSacLep1 chromosome 4, mSacLep1_pri_phased_curated, whole genome shotgun sequence genome:
ACAGCCTGATGCTCCCGGGCGGCCGTTGCTGTCCTCGGATCTCCTGAGAGTTGCAGGGGTCCCCGCCGAGGAGGCTATAGTAATAGCGAATCGTGGGCTTCGGGTGCCCTTTGGCCGTGAGGTCTGGCTGGATCCATTGCACGACCTGGTGCTGCAGGTGCAGCCGGGGGACCGCTGCATGGTGACCGTGCTAGACAACGACGCTCTGGCCCAGCGGCCCGGCCGCCTGAACCCCAAGCGCTTCCCATGCGACTTCGGCCCTAGAGAGGTGAGCTACTCTCACCTGGGCGCGCGCAGCCCGTCGCGAGATCGCGTTCCGCTGCAGCTGCGCTACGACGCGCGGGGAGGGGCGGTAGTGCTCCCCTTGGtgctggaggtggaggtggtcTTCACTCAGCTGGAAGTTGTGACTCGGAACTTGCCCCTGGTCGTGGAGGAGCTGCTGGGGACCAGCAATGCTCTAGACGCGCGGAGCCTGGAGTTCACCTACCAGCCCGAGACGGAGGAGTGCCGCGTGGGCATCCTGTCCGGCTTGGGCATGCTGCCTCGCTATGGAGAACTCCTCCACTACCCTCAGGCACCAGGACCAGCCAGCGAGGGGGGCGCCCAGGAGCCTCTCCTGATGGACTGCAAAGCTTTCCAGGAGCTAGGCGTGCGCTACCGCCACACAGCCCCCAGTCGTTCGCCAAACAGAGACTGGGTGCCCATGGTGGTAGAGCTGCACTCGCGAGGGTCTCCCGTGGGCAGCTCTCCTTTGAAACAGGAGCACTTCCAGGTGCTGGTGAGAATCCGAGGAGGAGTTGAGAACACTGCGCCCAAGCCCAGTTTTGTGGCCATGATGATGATGGAGGTAGATCAGTTTGTACTAACAGCCCTGACCCCAGACATGCTGGCCGCCGAAGATGCTGAATCTGCGCCTGACTTGCTGATCTTCAACCTCACCTCCCCGTTCCAGCCCGGCCAGGGCTATCTGGTGAGCACTGATGACCGCAGCCTGTCCCTCTCGTCCTTTACTCAGAGAGACCTGCGCCTCCTGAAGATCGCCTACCAGCCACCCTCCGAAGACTCTGACCAGGAGCGTCTCTTTGAATTTGAGCTGGAGGTGGTAGACCCAGAAGGAGCAGCCTCAGATCCCTTTGCCTTCATGGTGGTGGTGAAGCCCATGAATACTCTGGCTCCAGTGGTCACCCGCAACACGGGTCTCATTCTCTATGAGGGCCAGTCTCGGCCCCTCACCAGCCCTGCAGGCAGTGGACCACAAAACTTGGTCATCAGCGATGAGGATGACCTGGAGGCAGTGCGGCTGGAGGTGGTGGCAGGGCTCCGGCATGGTCACCTGGTCCTTCTGGGCAGCTCCACCGGAAACTCTGCCCCTAAGACCTTTACAGTAGCTGAGCTAGCCGCGGGTCAGGTGGTATACCATCACGATGACAAAGATGGCTCACTGAGTGACAACCTGGTGCTTCGGATGGTAGATGGAGAACACAGGCACCAGGTGCAGTTCCTGTTCCCTATCACTTTAGTGCCTGTGGACGACCAGCCACCAGTTCTCAATGCCAACACAGGGCTGACACTGGCAGAAGGTGAAACAGTGCCCATCCTCCCTTTTGCCTTAAGTGCAACTGACATGGACTCAGATGACTCTCTGCTGCTTTTTGTGCTGGACTCTCCCTCAACCACAGGGCATCTGATTCTCCGCCAAACTCATCCTCCCCCTGAGGTGGAGCAGCTCTTCAGGAGCCCATGGAAGAAACAGGGGGGATTCTATGAGAAAACAGTGACTGAGTGGCGGCAACAGGACATAACGGAGGGGCGGCTCTTCTATAAGCACTCTGGGCCCCATAGTCCTGGGCCAGTGATGGATCAGTTCATATTTCGAGTCCAGGATAACCATGACCCCCCTAACCAGTCTGGGCTACAGCGATTTGTGATCCGCATTCATCCCGTGGACCGCCTCCCCCCGGAGTTGGGTAGTGGCTGTCCCCTTCGGATGGTGGTGCAAGAGTCCAGGCTTACGCCGCTGAGGAAGAAGTGGCTGCGCTACACTGACCTGGACACAGATGACCGAGAGCTGCGTTACACAGTGACTCAGCCACCGATGGACACCGATGAAAACCACTCTCCAGCCCCGTTAGGCACCTTGGTCCTGACTGACAACCCTTCTATTATGGTGGCCCATTTTACCCAAGCCCAGATCAACCACCATAAAATTGCTTACAGACCTCCAGATCAAGAACTGGGAGTGGCTTCTCGAGTGGCCCAGTTCCAGTTCCAGGTGGAGGACCGAGCTGGGAACATAGCTCCTGGCACCTTCACTCTTTACCTGCAGCCAGAGGACAACCAGCCACCTGAGATCCTTAACACCGGCTTCACTGTTCAGGAAAGGGGACACCACATTCTGAGTGAGTCTGAGTTGCATGTGAAAGATGTAGACACTGACATAGCCCACATCTCTTTCACTCTAACAGAGGCACCCAAACATGGTTACATGAAATTATCTGGACAGATACTACATGTAGGTGGAATCTTCTACTTGGAGGACATAAAACAAGGTAGGATTTCTTATGACCATTATGGGGATGAGTCTCAGACTGATAGCTACTCCTTGGAGGTCAGCGACAGACACCATGTGGTGCCCATCACTCTCAGAGTGAGTGTCCGGCCAGTGGGTGATGAGGTGCCCACACTGAGCCTTCCTGCTGGCACTCTGGGGTCCTACCTGGATGTTTTAGAAAATGGGGCTACTGAAATCACAGCCAATGTTATCAAGGggacagatgaagacactgatgATTTGATGTTGATTTTCCTCTTGGAAGATCCACCCTTGTATGGAGAAATCCTGGTCAATGGAGTCCCCACAGAGCAGTTTACCCAAAGGGACATCTTGGAAGGCTCTGTTGTCTATGCCCACACCAGTGGTGAGATAGGCTTACTGCCCAAAGAGGACTCTTTTAACCTGAGTCTGTCAGATATGTCTGAAGAATGGAGGATAGATGGCAATACTATCCAAAGAGTTACTGTGTGGGTCACCATCCTTCCTGTTGACAGCCAGGCTCCAGAAATCTCTATAGGAGAACAGTTTATAGTAATGGAAGGTGATAAAAGTATCATAACCTCAATGCATATAAGTGCTGAAGATATCGATTCCCTCAATGATGACATCTTGTGCACTATAGTGATCCAGCCAACTTCAGGTtatgttgaaaatatttctcCAGCACCAGGCTCTGAAAAATCAAGAGCTGGAATTGCCATCAGTGCCTTCACCCTGAAAGATCTCAGGCAGGGCCATATCAACTATGTCCAGAGTGTCCACAAAGGGGTGGAGCCTGTGGAAGACAGATTTATATTTCGTTGTTCTGATGGCATCAACTTTTCAGAGAGACAGTTTTTTCCCATTGTCATCGTTCCCACCAATGATGAGCAGCCAGAGATCTTCCTGAGAGAATTCATGGTGATGGAAGGCATGAGTCTGGTGATTGACACCCCCATCCTCAATGCCGCCGATGCTGACATTCCCTTAGATGACTTAACTTTCACTCTGACCCGATTTCCTGCTCATGGTCACATCATGAGCCAGCTGATAAATGGCACAGTTTTGGTCAAAAGCTTCACCTTGGACCAGATCATCGAGAGTTCCAGCATTATTTACGAGCACGATGACTCTGAGACCCAGGAAGATAGTTTTGTGATTAAGCTAATGGATGGTAAGCACTCTGTGGAAAAGATGGTTCCCATTATGGTCATCCCTGTGGATGATGAGACCCCCAGGATGTCCATTAATAATGGACTAGAAGTAGAAATCGGGGAAACCAAAATTAtgaacaacaaaatattaatggCAACTGATTTAGATTCTGAAGACAAATCCTTGGTTTATATTATTCGTTATGGGCCAGAACATGGCTTACTACAGAGACAAAAAACTATAGGTGTCTTTGAAAATATCACACTGGGCATGAATTTTACCCAGGATGAAGTGGACAGGAACTTAATTCAATATGTCCATTCTGGGAGAGAGAGCATTCGGGACCTAATTAAATTTGACGTAACTGATGGAACAAATAGCCTCATCGATTGCTACTTTTATGTGTCTATTGGGAGCATTGACATTGTCTTCCCTGATGTGATAAGTAAGGGAGTGTCCTTGAAAGAAGGTGGTAAAGTCACCCTCACAACAGACCTACTAAGCACTAGTGACTTGAACAGTCCTGATGAAAACTTAGTCTTTACCATCACCAGGGCTCCCATGAGAGGTCTCTTAGAATGCACAGATCAACCTGGAGTGTCTATTACATCTTTCACTCAGCTTCAACTGGCTGGCAACAAAATCTATTACATCCACACGGCTGATGATGAGATGAAGATGGACAGCTTTGAGTTTCAAGTCACTGATGGACGTAACCCTGTCTTCCGGACATTCCGTATCTCCATTAGTGATGTGGACAACAAAAAGCCAGTGGTCACCATCCATAACCTGGTTGTCAGTGAAGGTGAAAGCAAGCTGATCACTCCCTTTGAACTCACCGTTGAAGACAGAGATACTCCTGACAAATTCCTAAAATTCACCGTCACCCAGATGCCTATTCATGGCCAACTCCTACTCAACAACACCAGACCTGCCATGGTTTTTACCAAGCAAGATTTGAATGAAAACTTAATCAGCTACAGGCATGATGGCAGTGAGTCAAGTGAAGACAGCTTCTCCTTCACGGTGACTGATGGTTCCCATACAGAGTTTTATGTTTTTCCTGATACAATATTCGAAACAAGACAGCCTCAAGTGATGAAGATCCAGGTCTTAGCTGTTGACAACAGTGTCCCCCAAGTTGCAGTGAACAAAGGGGCCTCTACACTTCGCACTTTGGCCACTGGCCATTTGGGATTCATGATCacaagcaaaatattaaaaattgaggaCAGAGACAGCCTACCTTTTTCCCTTAGGTTTATTGTTACAGAGGCCCCTCGGCATGGACACCTCCTCCACCTGGGCCAAGGCAACCACAGTGTCACTCAGTTTACCCAAGGTATggctcacttttctttctttagaatCAAAGGGCATTTCAGGTCTTATTTCCTAAGGATGCTCTGTCACTGAAAACTTTTACTAAATAGAGCGTCAAATTAGAgccaagagaagggaagggaagggaaataaaggagaggggagaatTCAGGAACGTTCTTTCCTGAGAGAGCAGCTCCTTCCTTGCCGCATGTCACACTGTAGTGACCTTCATTAGAAGGAGTACCAATGTGTTTTCACAGCTGCCAAAGCAGGAGCCAGACTTTGGTAAATTACAATTGAAGCAGGCTTTTCAACTCTGCCCCGCTTGCCACACACCTGTCCCCTGAGCAAACTGTGTGCTGCAAATAAGTTTATGAAGCCTTTTAACCATAGAGAGAGATGTGCTTCTAAATTCTGTGTattcagattattattattatcaaacaTCATTCAGATAGAGCCTCCAGATTTATACAACTTTGACTAGTTTTTGAGAGCATTGTGCTAATACTGTTATAGATGGTAGAAACTttgtaactaaaataaaaagatgtatttATACCTTGtaggttttataatttttttatatttccatggcAAACACCTGTCCACGGACATAAGAAGTAAATAACTATGTagatttataaaaatcatttgtTCACGGCATGTTACTATGATACACACAAAATAAGAGACTATAAGAAGATATGATGTACAAGAAGACAGTACATCTGTCACCAAAATATGCATCCACTTTATTATTAAGAGCTTGAAgacacattaataaaattaattgtttaaggaggaaattattttcttattttaaaacttctttctgCCCTGTTTCAAACACAATAACCAACACTGGTTGCCTCTGCATTCTTGAGATTAAAGCATATTTCTAAcctggatttgtgtgtgtgtgtgtgtgtgtgtgtgtgtgtgtgtgtgtgtgcgcgcgcgcacgcgcacgcaTGATCTGAGATAGGACAGGCGAGTTACCTATGCAGTTAGTTACTCAGTGACTGAAGGGAAAAGCCAATTCAGTATGCTGGCTTGGGAGTTAGGGCTCTGTTCGGCAGAACGTGTGACTTTTACTACAAAGGGTTTGAGTTGCTTTCAGGAAAAATCTCCTCGTGTCGGAATGGAAACTAGATCTAGCCTATGTGGATTCTGTGGGTAGAGATGGAGTTTAACAGGGCATCCCGGTGGGGGTGTTCTTTTCCTGCAACAGTGTTGTGCTCTGAGATAACCAAGGCTTTAATACACACAGATGTCACAAAGTGTAGTGTGAAAGTGAACTGCTCCTCTGTTTGAGATGCTGGCAAATAGCTCCACACTCTAACCTCTTCAATTCTTGGCTGAAAGCCTGAATATATCCCTGTGCCTGCAGGGACAGGAAAACCTCAGAGTGCCCAGTGTCATGCCAGACCAGCAGGAAACTTTTGTGTGAAGGCTTTCTGAGGATAGAGGTGCCATGCAACCTTAGATTGCTTTATTTTCATGGAAAGCGAAGGCAATGAAAGGAATACAgcggtgggcaaaagtaggttttaaaTATCCACTTTCTTTGGCTGTTGGGTAAAGTACAAGCCATCATTATCTTCCACGTAAATCATTAGTGaggatacaaaataataacagtatGAATAAGAATACAAACAATGCAATatctgataaataaataataatgcaagagtAAACTCTCATGCATTCCGAAACATAACCgtactttgcccacccctgtatattggAAGGTAGAAAATGTTACTTCTGACCAGAAAAGGGATTCAAATATTTAgagttttttgggttgtttttttttaaaaaaggaattgttGGATGAAGACAGGCAGATGTGCTATTTCGTTACAGGTGTTGCTCTCTCTCTAACTTGGACTCACAATTACCTTTTGTGGTCATTTATAAATGAGGAGCAGTAGTAAGTTTATTGTAAAAAGTgaagataacatttttttaagatttcttttttaaaatgaattgccACATTGCAATAAGAACCCAAATGTTGACTAGGAAAACTGTTGGTATTTAATCACACAGCACTCAATGAAACAAGCTGAGATTGAAGTGAGGTTCGTGCCCCATTATTTACGGGGATTAGACAAATGAGTAAAAATGGATAGTGCTCTACGGTAGAGCTACCATGGCTGCTCCCCAGTGGGGAATGAAAGTTGAGCTTCAAGTGAGGATGATGCTGTCTCTGTActtgtgtttgtgtttattttgaaGGAATAAGCTAAACTATATTTTAATGGATTTTCTATGCCCTGAATTAAGTTAATTTAGCACATATGACCAGAGAAAGTTTTCCCTAAATTGATTGGCTAAATGatagataagagaaaaaaaactaatttctaaaaCGTATTAGATTTCATTATTagaaaaagttggccctggccagttggctcagtggtggagcgtcggcctggcgtgcggaggtcccgagtttgattcccggccagggcacacaggagaggcgcccatttgcttctccacccctccccctctcctccctctctgtctctctcttcccctcccccagtgaggctccattggagcaaggatggcccaggcgctggggatggctccttggcctctgccccaggcgctggagtggctctggtcgtgacagagcgacgccccctggtgggcgtgccgggcggatccccgtagggcacgtgcgggagtctgactgtctctccccgtttccagcttcagaaaaatacaaaaaaaaaaaaaagttaataagggccctggccagttgactcagtggtagagcattagcctggcttGTGAAAACCCCTGGTtggatttccggtcagggcacacaggagaatcaactatctgcttctccttccatccctcttctctctctctctctctctctctctctctctctctctctctctctctctcttcccctcccgcagccatggctcaaaagtttcaagcaagttggccccaggtgctgaggatggcgccatggccttgtctcaggcactgaaatagctcggttgccaagcattagagcagtggccccagatgcacagagcattgctctataggaggcttgctgggtggagcccagttggggcgcatgtgcgagtttgtctgtctgcttccctgcctctcaataaaaatggaaggaagggagggaggaagggagggagggaggaagggagggagggaggaagggaggaaggaaagaaggaaggaaggaaggaaggcaggaaggaaggaaggaaggaaggaaggaaggaaggaaggaaggaagggagggagggagggagggagggagggagggagggagggagggagggaggaagggagggaaggaaggaaggaaaaattagGGAAATTATTTAGTCATTTCAAACTTCACCTCTCTAGCAAGGTGCCCCTCTAGGTCTAAATCATTTGTCTCAGTTGCttgaatgttttcttttgcttgtggGAGATAATTTATAAATCACTTTCAGAAATTTCCCCAAAGAGTTTGAACAAGGGTGTGGTTATAGACATGTtaataaatttagaatttttaaaaaactcatgaAATAATTGTATAGATATACTGAAATATATTTGATACATGTTTAACATTTAGAGGAAAAAATCTAGTTAGATGTTTACTTAAAGAAGATGACATTTTGGctacttggtttttattttcctaatatttCTGTGCCTTAAAAAGTGAGTGTtcgtatatatatttataatatgtttttgttatttttagagaTACCTGTACAATAAGTGTTATCTCTAGTTTTTACTTactagagattttttaaaagtccccTTATTGAACTATAAATTTTTAACAGAGTTTATAAAGACAATGAAAAGGGTTTGCTCCAACTAATCAATATTGTGTTCCCTAACTTAGAGAAAAATTGGACACCTGAGTGTCATATAACTTCATTCAAGTtctctttacttaaaaaaaagtttttaaaatttaattttgaataaagtgatttatttcaataaaaccaTCTCCTAAGtactatagctttttaaaaaatccattagtACAGAGATTGAGCATATTAACCaggaattttttttccatagtagagtttttagattttcttattaaaaaaggaATGGGAATGTTGGCAAAGGGTCTTCCCCATGTGACCTCTAAGGATGTGTAGTCAGAGGAGCAGTCACTTCATTTCTTACTGACAAATTAAAGGTTGTGAAAGGTAAGGTTACAAGAGTGGACAGCGGTGTGGGGACTTCCCTCCTTATCCGTTAGACACACTTTACATAGAAAGGTAGAGATACAGGCGAGGTCCCCTAGATTTCTAGgctctttcattttaatttaagaaacttttGAGCCTTTTCTGAATGTTAGACCCGAGCAAAGAACTGTGGGAAgttaagatgaataaaaaaatccCCAAAGTTTTCAATCTTCTAGGAAAGGTAGCCATGTAGAAAGCTAAAAATGATACAGGGCAGGTACGTTTTGGGGGAAATTATAGTAGAGTTAGAAATGAAATGCTAGGgaagaacaaaacattttaaatttcatctcCAAGGACCTTTATGAGCAATAAGGTACCACTAACTATTAAATTGAAGCATCCCTTACTCAGACGTCTGATTGTAATTTCTGTCTGATACACCTTTCAAAACTGTGTAAGCCAAGGTAGAGCACACATTTCATATCTATAAAGTGGAGCTGTGGAAACATATGGGGTAATTTGTTCATTCTAACACCTTGTATGACTTGAGActactcttttaaaaatcattctcctATATGGAATGCCTTTAAACGTCATAGCGTGAATTTAGTAGAGCtcttaaaagatgaaaaaaccATAAAGCACACCTGAGACAAATAAATACTACATATCACTGTTAAAGCAATTTTTAGCTATGGTCTTGATTTTATATGATCTTGGAAATAACTTCTTACTGCTTGGTGTAGCTCAAATAACAGTCTATTTTGAATATCTCAGAACAGAGTGTTTGCGTTATGTTGTCTGTGTGGCATCATTAAGGAGTGAAACTGGTAAAATggatgaatacatttttaaaattatatattagtcAAGACTAAACAAAATATGCCAGGAAATTTGATAAGTAAAGTAGAAAGCAACAAAAAGAGCACTcttaaagcaaaataattttcCCTTATGAATAAAAGTTTCAGCTTTTattagatgtattttttttattctaagttcTCTCTGGCATTGGTTCATGAGAGTTATTTCAAtctgggatttttttaaattttctgatatttttctttcaaagtttGAACTGCTTAAAGACAGCCTGCTGAACTACTAGTGGTAAGAAAGTTAATTTGAGGGAAGGGCAGGGGAACCTCTATCCTCTTAAAGTTGGTCCTAGAGGAAGACAAAGGGTGTTTCCTCAGTAGTGTTGGAAAATCTGCCATGTCCCAAAATATCTCTTTCCATCTGTCATGGAGCTTGGCATTCCGTGTTTGGGCAGCCACCCCTTTGGAGTGTGAACATGCAAGTGCCACTGGGAGGGGCAACACCTTGCTATTATTATAACCC
Encoded proteins:
- the FREM2 gene encoding FRAS1-related extracellular matrix protein 2, which codes for MHAPRSPAIASRSRRGASPNGVQPVPPPPAPSRLALLQLLLLSLVSRVPAQPDAPGRPLLSSDLLRVAGVPAEEAIVIANRGLRVPFGREVWLDPLHDLVLQVQPGDRCMVTVLDNDALAQRPGRLNPKRFPCDFGPREVSYSHLGARSPSRDRVPLQLRYDARGGAVVLPLVLEVEVVFTQLEVVTRNLPLVVEELLGTSNALDARSLEFTYQPETEECRVGILSGLGMLPRYGELLHYPQAPGPASEGGAQEPLLMDCKAFQELGVRYRHTAPSRSPNRDWVPMVVELHSRGSPVGSSPLKQEHFQVLVRIRGGVENTAPKPSFVAMMMMEVDQFVLTALTPDMLAAEDAESAPDLLIFNLTSPFQPGQGYLVSTDDRSLSLSSFTQRDLRLLKIAYQPPSEDSDQERLFEFELEVVDPEGAASDPFAFMVVVKPMNTLAPVVTRNTGLILYEGQSRPLTSPAGSGPQNLVISDEDDLEAVRLEVVAGLRHGHLVLLGSSTGNSAPKTFTVAELAAGQVVYHHDDKDGSLSDNLVLRMVDGEHRHQVQFLFPITLVPVDDQPPVLNANTGLTLAEGETVPILPFALSATDMDSDDSLLLFVLDSPSTTGHLILRQTHPPPEVEQLFRSPWKKQGGFYEKTVTEWRQQDITEGRLFYKHSGPHSPGPVMDQFIFRVQDNHDPPNQSGLQRFVIRIHPVDRLPPELGSGCPLRMVVQESRLTPLRKKWLRYTDLDTDDRELRYTVTQPPMDTDENHSPAPLGTLVLTDNPSIMVAHFTQAQINHHKIAYRPPDQELGVASRVAQFQFQVEDRAGNIAPGTFTLYLQPEDNQPPEILNTGFTVQERGHHILSESELHVKDVDTDIAHISFTLTEAPKHGYMKLSGQILHVGGIFYLEDIKQGRISYDHYGDESQTDSYSLEVSDRHHVVPITLRVSVRPVGDEVPTLSLPAGTLGSYLDVLENGATEITANVIKGTDEDTDDLMLIFLLEDPPLYGEILVNGVPTEQFTQRDILEGSVVYAHTSGEIGLLPKEDSFNLSLSDMSEEWRIDGNTIQRVTVWVTILPVDSQAPEISIGEQFIVMEGDKSIITSMHISAEDIDSLNDDILCTIVIQPTSGYVENISPAPGSEKSRAGIAISAFTLKDLRQGHINYVQSVHKGVEPVEDRFIFRCSDGINFSERQFFPIVIVPTNDEQPEIFLREFMVMEGMSLVIDTPILNAADADIPLDDLTFTLTRFPAHGHIMSQLINGTVLVKSFTLDQIIESSSIIYEHDDSETQEDSFVIKLMDGKHSVEKMVPIMVIPVDDETPRMSINNGLEVEIGETKIMNNKILMATDLDSEDKSLVYIIRYGPEHGLLQRQKTIGVFENITLGMNFTQDEVDRNLIQYVHSGRESIRDLIKFDVTDGTNSLIDCYFYVSIGSIDIVFPDVISKGVSLKEGGKVTLTTDLLSTSDLNSPDENLVFTITRAPMRGLLECTDQPGVSITSFTQLQLAGNKIYYIHTADDEMKMDSFEFQVTDGRNPVFRTFRISISDVDNKKPVVTIHNLVVSEGESKLITPFELTVEDRDTPDKFLKFTVTQMPIHGQLLLNNTRPAMVFTKQDLNENLISYRHDGSESSEDSFSFTVTDGSHTEFYVFPDTIFETRQPQVMKIQVLAVDNSVPQVAVNKGASTLRTLATGHLGFMITSKILKIEDRDSLPFSLRFIVTEAPRHGHLLHLGQGNHSVTQFTQADIDDMKICYVLRKGANATSDMFHFTVEDGGGNKLTKQHFHLNWAWISFEKEYYLINEDSKFLDVVLKRRGYLGETSFISIGTRDGTAVKNKDFKGKAQKQVQFNPGQTRATWRVHIMGDGEHEQSETFQVVLSEPVLAALEFPSLTTVEIIDPGDESTVFIPQSEYSIEEDVGELFIPIRRTGDVSQELMVICYTQQGTASGTVPTSVLSYSDYISRPEDHTSVIRFDRDEMEKMCRIVVIDDSLYEEEETFHVLLSMPMGGRIGSEFPGACVTIIPDKDDEPIFYFGDVEYSVDESAGGVEVQVWRTGTDLSRSSSVTLRSQKTDPPSATPGTDYVGISRNLDFAPGVNMQTVRVIILDDLGQPVLEGIEKLELVLHMPTNAAIGKPSKATVSINDSVSDLPKMQFKERVYTVSENDRQVVALIHRSGDLQYRSSVRCYTRQGSAQVMMDFEERPNTDISIIAFLPGETEKPCTLELTDDGLYEEVEELRLVLGTPQSNSPFGAAIGEQNETLIRIQDDADRTIIKFGETKFSIREPKEPGQSAVIKIPVIRQGDTSKISIVRVHTKDGSASSGEDYLPVSEEIEFKEGETRHIVEIEVLSDGVREMREAFTVHLKPDESMFTETQVTKAIVYIEEMNSMADVTFPSVPQIVSLLAYDDTSRAKGSAGPVSGYPVICVTACNPKYSDYDKTGSLCVSENINDTLTLYRWLISAPTGTDGVASPMREVDVDTYFTSSRRITLDSVYFQPGSRVQCAARAVNAEGDEGLELMSPIVTISREEGLCQPRVPGTVGAEPFSAKLRYMGPEDPEYMNLIKLTVMMPHTDGMLPVISTKELSNFELTLSPDGTRIGNHKCSNLLDYTEVKTHHGFLTDDTKNPEIVGETYPYQYSSSIRGSSTLRFYRNLNLEACLWEFVSYYDMSELLTACGGTVGTDGQVLNLVQSYVTLRVPLYVSYVFHSPVGAGGWQHFDLKSELRLTFVYDTAILWNEGIGSPPEAELQGSLYPTSMRIGEEGCLVVNFKTEAQFHGLFVLSHPASFTSSVIVSADHPSLTFSLRLVRSEPTYNQPVQQWSFVSDFAVRDYSGTYTVKLLPCTTPPHQEYLLPVTCNPREPVTFDLDIRFQQVSDPVAAEFSLNTQMYLISKKSLWLSDGSMGFEQESDVAFEEGDTIYGRVMVDPVQNLGDSFYCSIEKVFLCTGADGYVPKYSPKNAEYGCLADSTSLLHRFKIVDKAQPETQTTSFGNILFNAKLAVDDPEAILLVNQPGSDGFKVDSAPLFQVALGREWYIHTIYTVRSKDNTNGGIGKRSLEYQYHSVMSSGKPQATTKSGKKRKVRSTPPLVWEIGAENSRGTNIQHISLDRTSKRQVPQGKVPPDSILLREFNSPISEVSLVMIMGSIAVGLLSLGLLTTAAVMCRSRRSARRKNAPKGSGSSEPMMSPQSYHHDSSEV